In Carboxydocella sporoproducens DSM 16521, the following are encoded in one genomic region:
- a CDS encoding VWA domain-containing protein, producing the protein MIVRKILQIINELREYGYPVCTDEVCDFLQALTIIPSTEWNLKDLLYITLVKDDIQAKILETILFYKSSELPVGNIVGDREFTSSEYGQPEAFKEKLFQYIVLGDMNSLKRIISKSLDYISEKNLNLSYEEFNKKIKVFLEWKITENKLLKTEDPQLIINLESAREIFENEVKKFWYNKLSIENKKDFIKENMLVNKDLGSLDTKEQMVIEQHIQKLTRYLAMKKSRRWIRAKSGLFDFKKTFSTSIRHNFLPYHLYYKKPKITKTNLYVLCDISGSVSPYALFLLQLVQGIYNVFKNVKAFVFVDQVAEISHLLAQERMSKELITELFNSQASISGFSNYALVGQQICNLLSDHHYFHSILIVIGDCRTNYQPAGIQYWRGLCSKFNKTIFLNPEPIERWNQDDSQVKDFMPLFHYFFECRNINQLEKIISFLL; encoded by the coding sequence ATGATAGTGAGGAAAATACTCCAAATAATTAATGAGTTGCGCGAATACGGTTATCCAGTTTGTACTGATGAAGTTTGTGATTTCTTACAGGCACTAACAATTATCCCATCTACAGAATGGAATTTGAAAGATTTACTTTACATTACGCTGGTTAAAGATGATATACAGGCCAAGATACTTGAAACTATACTATTTTATAAATCTTCAGAACTTCCAGTTGGAAATATTGTCGGTGATAGAGAATTTACAAGTAGTGAATATGGTCAACCCGAAGCTTTTAAAGAAAAGCTATTTCAGTATATTGTTCTCGGAGATATGAATAGTTTAAAGCGGATTATAAGTAAGTCATTGGACTATATTTCAGAAAAAAATCTTAATCTTAGCTACGAAGAATTTAATAAAAAGATAAAAGTTTTTTTGGAATGGAAAATTACTGAGAACAAGCTCTTAAAAACTGAAGATCCCCAATTAATAATTAATTTAGAAAGTGCACGAGAGATTTTTGAGAACGAGGTAAAAAAATTTTGGTATAACAAACTAAGTATAGAAAATAAAAAAGATTTTATAAAAGAAAACATGTTAGTGAACAAGGACCTGGGATCACTTGATACAAAAGAACAAATGGTAATTGAGCAACACATTCAAAAACTTACAAGATACCTGGCAATGAAAAAAAGCAGGCGCTGGATACGTGCCAAGTCAGGACTTTTTGACTTTAAAAAAACTTTTTCGACTTCAATAAGACACAATTTTCTCCCCTATCATTTATATTATAAAAAGCCCAAAATTACTAAGACAAATCTATACGTTCTTTGCGATATTTCTGGCTCAGTTAGTCCATACGCCTTGTTTTTACTACAGCTTGTTCAAGGGATTTATAATGTTTTTAAAAATGTTAAAGCCTTTGTGTTTGTGGATCAGGTAGCAGAAATTTCCCATTTGCTTGCACAGGAAAGAATGTCTAAAGAATTAATTACCGAACTTTTCAATAGTCAGGCGTCTATTAGCGGGTTTAGTAATTACGCTTTAGTCGGACAGCAAATTTGTAATCTTCTATCTGATCACCATTATTTCCATAGTATATTAATAGTAATTGGTGATTGTCGCACCAATTACCAGCCTGCTGGTATCCAATACTGGCGAGGTCTATGCAGTAAATTTAATAAAACAATATTTTTAAATCCTGAACCCATTGAGCGCTGGAATCAAGATGACTCACAGGTAAAAGATTTTATGCCATTATTTCATTATTTTTTCGAGTGTCGAAATATCAATCAGCTGGAAAAAATCATAAGTTTTTTGCTATAA
- the cobT gene encoding nicotinate-nucleotide--dimethylbenzimidazole phosphoribosyltransferase, which yields MDLLKRTISSIVPLNTEAMQQAQVRLDILTKPLGSLGRLESIAKQLAGITGNPRPQISKKCVVVMAGDHGVASEGVSAFPSEVTYQMVANFIRGGAGINVLARHSNADVFVVDMGVAVDIDLPGVINRKIDYGTRNMVIEPAMTYEQAVKALEAGVEIAKDLIKNQGYTLLATGEMGIANTTPSSALLAVFGGLKVEDVCGRGTGIDEAGLKNKQNAIRKAIEVNQPNVNDPIDVLAKVGGYEIAGLAGLILGAAANKTPIIIDGFISSAAALIAQRIAPLSVEYMIPSHASEEPGHKMILELLGLKPMLLLNMRLGEGTGAALAMHIVEGACKIINEMATFADAGVTGP from the coding sequence ATGGATTTGTTAAAGCGCACCATCAGTTCAATAGTCCCCCTTAATACTGAAGCGATGCAGCAAGCCCAGGTAAGACTGGATATTCTGACCAAGCCACTGGGGAGTTTAGGAAGATTAGAAAGTATAGCTAAACAGCTAGCTGGCATTACAGGAAATCCGCGTCCCCAAATATCTAAAAAATGTGTGGTTGTTATGGCGGGTGACCATGGTGTAGCTAGCGAGGGAGTAAGTGCTTTCCCTTCTGAAGTTACATACCAGATGGTAGCCAATTTTATCCGGGGTGGAGCAGGAATCAATGTTTTAGCGCGCCATTCTAATGCAGATGTGTTTGTAGTGGATATGGGAGTGGCAGTAGATATAGACCTGCCAGGTGTAATAAACAGAAAAATAGATTACGGTACCCGTAATATGGTCATCGAACCGGCGATGACTTATGAACAAGCAGTAAAGGCGTTAGAAGCCGGGGTTGAAATAGCAAAAGATCTAATAAAAAATCAGGGTTATACTCTGCTGGCAACTGGAGAAATGGGCATTGCTAATACTACTCCAAGTTCAGCGCTGTTAGCTGTATTTGGGGGTCTAAAGGTTGAAGATGTTTGTGGCCGTGGTACAGGAATCGATGAGGCCGGCCTAAAAAATAAACAAAATGCTATAAGGAAAGCAATCGAAGTAAACCAGCCCAATGTAAATGATCCTATTGATGTTTTAGCTAAAGTAGGTGGTTACGAAATTGCTGGATTGGCCGGTTTGATCCTGGGTGCTGCTGCCAATAAAACACCCATTATTATAGATGGGTTTATCTCCTCCGCAGCAGCACTAATAGCACAACGGATTGCTCCGCTGAGTGTTGAATATATGATTCCTTCCCATGCCTCAGAGGAACCTGGTCATAAAATGATCCTTGAATTATTGGGATTGAAACCCATGCTCTTGCTAAATATGCGCCTGGGTGAAGGTACAGGTGCTGCTTTAGCAATGCATATTGTTGAAGGCGCTTGTAAAATCATTAATGAAATGGCTACCTTCGCAGATGCTGGAGTGACTGGCCCATGA
- the thiC gene encoding phosphomethylpyrimidine synthase ThiC: MTSVLENASQGQITSTMEFVASQENITKEELARGIARGEIVILNNRNHKNIKPVGVGYPLSAKVNASIGTLKHFINHTEEIEKLKSAEAAGADTIMDLSSGGTSQQSDEFRRNLIRETSLPVGTLPLYQALIEAREKYGSCLKMSASQLFETIEKQAEDGISFMGFHCSLNQFTLDLYLKQNRQEPIVSYGGTFLTAWMLEHKKENPLYEHYDKLLKILKKHDIVLSLADAFRPGSVHDSLDTVQTAELAVIGYLVKRARDFGVQVQVKGPGHTPIQDIHPTINLMKKLTSNSPYFVFGPIVTDIAPGYDHLTSAIGGALAVAAGADFICYVTPAEHVAFPTVEHVYAGVEAAKKAARFGDHYRLQKGRKGK, translated from the coding sequence ATGACGTCCGTTCTGGAAAATGCTTCACAGGGCCAAATCACGTCAACCATGGAGTTTGTTGCCAGCCAAGAAAACATTACAAAAGAAGAACTAGCCCGGGGAATAGCCCGGGGAGAAATTGTTATCCTGAATAATCGTAATCATAAAAATATCAAACCAGTTGGTGTAGGCTATCCTTTATCAGCCAAAGTAAACGCTAGTATAGGCACCTTAAAACATTTTATCAATCATACAGAAGAAATTGAGAAACTTAAAAGCGCAGAAGCAGCTGGTGCCGATACCATTATGGATTTGTCCAGTGGAGGAACCTCTCAGCAAAGCGATGAGTTTCGCCGAAATCTAATCCGGGAAACATCTTTACCTGTCGGAACTCTCCCTCTTTACCAGGCATTAATCGAAGCGAGAGAAAAATATGGATCCTGTCTGAAAATGTCGGCGAGTCAGTTATTTGAAACTATAGAAAAGCAGGCTGAAGACGGTATCTCTTTCATGGGTTTTCATTGTTCTTTAAATCAATTCACCCTGGATCTTTACTTGAAACAAAACCGTCAAGAGCCGATTGTAAGTTATGGCGGTACTTTTCTAACTGCCTGGATGTTAGAGCATAAAAAGGAAAATCCATTATACGAACACTATGATAAGCTATTGAAGATCCTGAAAAAACACGACATAGTTTTAAGCCTGGCTGATGCTTTTCGTCCCGGCAGTGTCCATGATTCGTTAGATACAGTTCAAACAGCAGAACTAGCTGTAATAGGTTATCTAGTAAAAAGAGCAAGAGATTTTGGAGTGCAAGTCCAGGTTAAAGGCCCTGGTCACACTCCTATTCAGGATATCCATCCTACAATTAACTTAATGAAGAAATTGACCTCCAATAGTCCATACTTCGTTTTTGGCCCCATTGTAACTGATATTGCACCTGGTTATGATCATCTAACCAGTGCCATTGGGGGAGCATTGGCTGTCGCTGCCGGTGCCGACTTTATCTGTTATGTTACACCAGCAGAACATGTTGCTTTTCCCACTGTAGAACACGTTTACGCAGGGGTGGAAGCGGCAAAAAAAGCAGCTAGATTTGGCGATCATTATAGACTTCAGAAAGGGAGGAAGGGGAAGTGA
- the bzaB gene encoding B12 lower ligand biosynthesis ThiC-like protein BzaB, producing the protein MTQLEMARQGIISKEMEYVAAKEKVSPEFIRQGVAEGTIVILKNKNRKDSNPVAIGKGLRTKVNASVGTSPDSTSLELELEKLQVAEKAGADTIMDLSTGGDINGIRKEILAKTKLPVGSVPIYQTAIEAIAKYGSIVEMKAEDIFATIEAHAADGIDFMAIHCALNFDVVNRLKKQGRTMDIVSRGGAFLTGWMLHNQAENPLYTQFDRLLEIAKKYDVVLSIGDAIRPGCIDDSLDRAQVQGLIIAGELVDRAREYGVQVMIEGPGHVPVHHIHSTIQLQKELSNQAPYFVLGTLVTDIAPGYDHITSAIGGALASAAGADFICYVTPAEHLRLPTAADVREGVIAARIAAHAGDLAKGVKGAAEWDLAMARARKSLNWEEQMVVAIDRERAEKIRSERAPLNSSDDVCTMCGDYCAMKVVSQYLGVPAGEC; encoded by the coding sequence GTGACTCAACTGGAAATGGCCCGTCAGGGGATCATTAGCAAAGAAATGGAGTATGTTGCGGCAAAGGAAAAAGTATCACCTGAATTTATTCGCCAGGGAGTAGCAGAAGGGACGATTGTTATATTGAAAAACAAAAACCGCAAAGATAGTAATCCGGTTGCCATCGGCAAAGGGTTAAGAACAAAGGTGAATGCCAGTGTCGGAACCAGCCCTGATAGCACCAGTCTGGAACTGGAACTGGAAAAACTTCAGGTTGCAGAAAAGGCCGGTGCAGACACGATTATGGATTTGAGCACTGGCGGGGATATCAATGGAATTCGGAAAGAAATCCTGGCTAAAACCAAATTACCTGTTGGCTCTGTGCCCATTTATCAAACAGCAATAGAAGCAATCGCCAAATACGGTAGTATTGTCGAAATGAAAGCTGAAGATATCTTTGCTACTATTGAGGCTCATGCTGCTGATGGGATAGATTTTATGGCTATCCATTGTGCCCTGAATTTTGATGTGGTCAACCGGCTGAAAAAACAGGGAAGGACAATGGATATAGTTAGTCGCGGTGGTGCCTTTTTAACTGGTTGGATGCTGCACAACCAGGCGGAAAATCCTCTCTATACCCAGTTTGATCGGCTTTTAGAAATAGCTAAAAAATACGATGTTGTCCTCAGTATTGGTGACGCCATTAGGCCTGGATGTATAGATGATTCTTTGGATCGTGCCCAGGTTCAGGGCCTAATCATTGCTGGAGAACTGGTTGACCGGGCCCGGGAGTATGGGGTTCAAGTTATGATTGAAGGACCCGGGCATGTGCCAGTACATCATATCCACTCTACGATTCAGTTACAGAAAGAATTGAGCAATCAGGCCCCATACTTTGTCCTGGGAACCCTGGTTACAGATATTGCGCCTGGTTATGATCATATTACTTCAGCTATAGGAGGCGCACTGGCTTCGGCGGCAGGAGCTGACTTTATATGCTATGTTACACCTGCTGAACATTTGCGCTTGCCCACTGCCGCTGATGTCCGGGAAGGAGTAATCGCTGCCAGAATTGCCGCCCATGCAGGGGATCTGGCTAAAGGCGTCAAAGGGGCGGCTGAATGGGATTTAGCCATGGCCAGGGCTCGTAAATCATTAAACTGGGAAGAACAGATGGTTGTAGCAATCGACCGGGAGAGAGCGGAAAAAATACGTTCGGAACGAGCACCTTTAAATTCAAGCGATGATGTTTGTACTATGTGCGGAGATTATTGTGCCATGAAAGTGGTAAGCCAATATCTTGGCGTTCCGGCCGGAGAGTGTTAA
- a CDS encoding precorrin-6A/cobalt-precorrin-6A reductase, whose amino-acid sequence MIVIFAGPKAGEKLIRPLKEHGYCLCTITATDLGVKQALANGSDYAFTAMEMFEHLPWLKTNYQIKLVIDHSGPMLSQSPFFLLEWFQRNGYEIIKYRDALPLLPDNKLLHRVNSWEQLAASLNNFGRNIFLTTGSNNLEFLLKHPSLKEKQFIVRVIPDSKVVDKCLKNGISPKNLIAMMGPFSAKLNKALFQAYKADVIVAKENNAEIKNKAKAAFELGLPLIVLSKQEENAFNKIDDVIAYLNNKGI is encoded by the coding sequence ATGATCGTAATCTTTGCCGGGCCCAAAGCAGGGGAAAAACTTATTCGTCCACTTAAGGAACACGGTTACTGCCTTTGTACAATAACGGCTACTGACCTGGGAGTAAAACAGGCATTAGCTAATGGAAGCGATTATGCTTTTACTGCAATGGAAATGTTTGAGCATTTACCCTGGTTAAAGACAAACTATCAAATTAAGTTAGTTATCGATCACTCCGGACCTATGCTCTCTCAATCACCTTTTTTTCTGCTGGAATGGTTTCAGCGAAATGGTTATGAGATCATTAAATATCGTGATGCTCTGCCATTGTTGCCAGATAATAAACTGCTTCATCGAGTTAATTCCTGGGAACAACTGGCGGCAAGCTTGAATAATTTTGGTCGTAACATCTTTTTGACAACCGGTAGCAATAACCTGGAATTTTTATTAAAACACCCATCGCTAAAAGAAAAACAATTTATTGTTCGCGTAATCCCCGACAGTAAAGTGGTTGACAAGTGCCTCAAAAACGGTATTAGTCCCAAAAACCTGATCGCCATGATGGGACCTTTTTCTGCCAAACTTAACAAGGCTTTATTTCAAGCCTATAAAGCCGATGTAATTGTCGCTAAGGAAAATAATGCTGAGATAAAGAATAAGGCCAAAGCTGCTTTTGAGTTAGGCTTACCATTAATAGTTTTATCTAAGCAAGAGGAAAACGCTTTTAATAAAATAGATGATGTAATTGCTTATCTAAATAATAAGGGGATTTAG
- the cbiD gene encoding cobalt-precorrin-5B (C(1))-methyltransferase CbiD: MKKNMSFFSGKKGYTTGSCATAAAVSALLALAGKHPQQIKIILPDQKTIDIPVASCGIGTDFGWAEVIKDAGDDPDVTHGHIIGACVRLIESGHIVIKGGKGVGVVTKPGLKVAVGEPAINPVPKQMILDNIKKTLVSLGIKQGVEITIYVPEGEKLAEKTLNSKLGIIGGISILGTTGIVEPMSEERFKLSLLPQLEIARAAGYKEIILTPGRAGQKAAEKFLAFPEDAIILSSNFIGFMLEHAIGMGFKKVIIFGSLGKLVKLAGGIFYTHSKIADARQEILACHTALLGFSSELVRKVFLANTTEEIIDLLKTHNGEKVLWQIAAEAKKRAEDYIFNEAQVEVIITNMAGIPVAWSSQAGLLLGEAT; the protein is encoded by the coding sequence ATGAAGAAAAATATGTCCTTTTTTTCGGGGAAAAAAGGCTATACTACCGGTAGTTGCGCAACGGCAGCTGCAGTATCTGCCTTGCTGGCACTAGCGGGTAAACATCCCCAGCAAATAAAAATAATTCTACCAGACCAAAAGACGATTGACATTCCTGTTGCCAGCTGTGGTATTGGCACTGACTTTGGCTGGGCTGAAGTAATTAAGGATGCAGGTGATGACCCTGATGTTACCCATGGTCATATAATTGGTGCTTGTGTACGATTGATTGAGTCGGGTCATATTGTTATCAAAGGTGGTAAAGGGGTTGGCGTCGTAACAAAACCGGGATTGAAAGTTGCCGTAGGGGAGCCAGCCATAAACCCTGTACCAAAACAAATGATCCTGGATAATATTAAAAAGACCCTGGTCTCCCTTGGCATTAAGCAGGGGGTAGAAATCACTATTTATGTACCGGAAGGGGAAAAACTGGCAGAGAAAACATTGAATTCTAAACTGGGGATTATTGGTGGAATTAGCATACTGGGAACAACCGGGATTGTTGAGCCCATGTCTGAAGAGCGATTTAAGCTATCCTTGTTGCCTCAGCTGGAAATTGCCCGGGCAGCTGGGTACAAAGAAATAATCCTGACGCCGGGCAGAGCAGGCCAAAAGGCCGCTGAGAAATTTTTAGCTTTTCCTGAGGATGCCATAATATTGAGCAGTAACTTTATTGGTTTTATGCTGGAACATGCCATTGGAATGGGTTTTAAAAAAGTTATTATTTTTGGTAGCCTGGGTAAATTGGTTAAGTTAGCAGGAGGAATTTTTTACACTCATTCAAAAATTGCTGATGCAAGACAAGAGATTTTGGCCTGTCACACTGCCCTTCTGGGGTTTTCGTCTGAATTAGTTAGAAAAGTCTTTCTTGCTAATACCACTGAAGAAATAATAGATCTGCTTAAAACCCATAACGGGGAAAAGGTCTTATGGCAGATAGCAGCAGAAGCTAAAAAAAGAGCTGAAGATTATATTTTTAATGAGGCCCAGGTAGAAGTTATTATTACAAATATGGCTGGCATACCTGTAGCCTGGAGTTCACAAGCCGGTTTACTATTGGGGGAAGCAACATGA
- the cbiE gene encoding precorrin-6y C5,15-methyltransferase (decarboxylating) subunit CbiE — translation MTKQKSSIKLVGLGPGNPAFIFPAYKDLIKTADIILGGKRQLDLILPFLEKKTDLWLIDRNFREVLNKLKNLQHQNIVIVASGDPGFFGILNTIKKYCSEFELEVYPNISSAQWALAKLGWSWEEVKWFSIHGRELHTAMQSLPSSGKIGILTDPRIKPQQLATELKFRGWSEADFILARNLTLPDEELVIFHLEELANLDDFKNDILLAYLPQKNSKFWPYQSPGIPEHLFITGKPPITKAETRALIISKSYLEPGLTIWEIGTGTGSITIEAALFSPGSQVYTADPRPESEQLLKANQQRFNCNNIHFYQGFAPEICHSWPSPHRVIIGGHGGKLDKILEYVHERLLPAGRLVISATQLKTAATAWDFFHGNQYQEIEAIQLQVNRMRSGPGCSQLWDVQNPCFIISGRKKSESD, via the coding sequence ATGACAAAGCAAAAATCATCAATAAAGTTAGTGGGCTTGGGCCCTGGTAATCCCGCTTTTATTTTCCCAGCATATAAAGACTTAATTAAAACTGCCGACATCATTCTGGGAGGAAAGCGCCAGCTGGATTTGATATTGCCTTTCCTCGAGAAAAAAACAGATTTATGGTTAATTGACAGGAATTTTAGAGAGGTATTGAACAAATTAAAAAATCTGCAACACCAAAACATCGTTATTGTTGCTTCCGGCGACCCTGGTTTTTTTGGTATTCTTAACACGATTAAAAAGTATTGTTCAGAATTTGAGCTTGAAGTTTACCCCAATATCAGTAGTGCCCAATGGGCCCTGGCTAAATTAGGCTGGAGCTGGGAAGAAGTAAAGTGGTTTAGTATTCATGGACGGGAATTGCACACTGCTATGCAATCCTTACCCTCATCAGGTAAAATTGGGATTTTAACAGACCCACGCATTAAACCTCAGCAACTGGCAACCGAGCTTAAATTCCGCGGCTGGTCAGAAGCTGATTTTATCCTGGCTCGTAACTTGACTTTGCCAGATGAAGAGCTGGTTATTTTTCATCTGGAAGAATTGGCTAATCTGGATGATTTTAAGAATGATATCTTGTTAGCATACCTTCCACAAAAGAATTCAAAATTTTGGCCATACCAGTCTCCAGGTATTCCTGAACATCTTTTTATTACTGGTAAACCACCAATTACCAAAGCCGAAACCAGGGCGCTCATAATATCCAAGTCCTACCTGGAACCCGGTTTAACAATTTGGGAAATTGGCACAGGAACAGGCAGTATTACCATCGAAGCAGCTCTATTCTCTCCAGGTAGTCAAGTATATACCGCAGATCCCCGCCCGGAGAGTGAACAGCTGCTAAAAGCCAATCAACAGCGCTTTAATTGTAATAATATTCATTTTTATCAAGGGTTTGCGCCAGAGATATGCCATTCCTGGCCATCTCCTCATCGGGTTATTATAGGTGGACACGGTGGCAAGCTGGACAAAATCCTGGAGTATGTTCATGAGAGACTACTGCCTGCAGGTAGGCTGGTTATCTCCGCTACTCAGTTAAAAACTGCAGCAACGGCCTGGGATTTTTTCCATGGTAATCAATATCAGGAAATTGAGGCGATTCAACTACAGGTGAATAGAATGCGTTCCGGACCTGGCTGCTCCCAGTTATGGGATGTTCAAAATCCATGCTTTATCATATCAGGCAGAAAAAAATCGGAGAGTGATTGA
- the cobI gene encoding precorrin-2 C(20)-methyltransferase → MTPVLYGIGVGPGDPELITVKAMNTLKKVKVIFAPKATEEYKSVAREIITPYLTKEHNVIELTMPMLNQQDVLIKSWQENARMIASYLQQGEDVAFITLGDVNLYSTFYYLYYELKTLIPHLKVEIIPGITSFAAAASRTQWCLADKNHPLIIIPMNKEIDLTEMLVNQSRAVLMKVGKYLPRIKQALKATGPWQGWIISYCGQANEKIHPLSELEEISALPYMTVILLAKE, encoded by the coding sequence ATGACTCCAGTTTTATATGGAATAGGTGTTGGCCCTGGTGACCCGGAATTGATAACCGTTAAGGCAATGAATACTCTTAAAAAAGTCAAAGTGATTTTTGCTCCCAAAGCTACTGAGGAATATAAGAGTGTCGCCCGCGAAATAATTACTCCTTACCTGACAAAAGAACATAATGTAATTGAACTTACTATGCCAATGTTAAATCAACAGGATGTTTTAATTAAATCCTGGCAAGAAAATGCCCGGATGATAGCTAGTTATCTACAACAAGGAGAGGACGTAGCGTTTATTACCCTGGGTGACGTTAATTTATACAGTACGTTTTACTATTTATACTATGAATTAAAAACTTTAATTCCTCATTTAAAAGTAGAGATAATACCAGGGATAACATCCTTTGCTGCTGCTGCCTCACGCACTCAGTGGTGCCTGGCGGATAAAAACCATCCACTTATAATCATACCCATGAATAAAGAAATAGACTTAACAGAAATGCTGGTGAATCAATCCCGGGCTGTATTAATGAAGGTAGGAAAATATTTGCCCAGGATAAAACAGGCATTAAAAGCAACAGGGCCATGGCAGGGTTGGATAATCAGTTATTGTGGACAGGCAAATGAAAAAATTCATCCCCTTTCGGAACTGGAGGAAATTTCGGCATTACCATACATGACTGTTATATTACTGGCAAAGGAGTAA